In Kocuria turfanensis, a single genomic region encodes these proteins:
- a CDS encoding MBL fold metallo-hydrolase, producing the protein MDITVIDTPQLGDRSYLVHDGTVALVVDAQRDIDRVEAEAEKAGVRVTHVAETHIHNDYITGGYVYARKHGAAYLVNAADDVSFERTPITDGETVRVGEMTVKAVATPGHTHHHLSFVVEHGDEQAVFSGGSVLYGSVGRTDLLGREHMVGLTHDQYASARRLAQEAEAKAALYPTHGFGSFCSSGPATGASGSTMGEQLETNHVYTDPDEEHFVTELIANLTAYPNYYVHMGPANAAGPSAPDLSVPESLAPEELRARLEAGEWVVDLRHRVAYSAGHLKGTISFEYGDGSSFTTFLGWVFPYDRQLTLVGSREDVEDAIRDLSRIGIDSPDAALGEDPRQLAPGATVSSYPRVGWKDVLADRPADEPILDVRRADEYEDSHIPGAVNIPLHELLTRMDELPAGRLWVHCGSGYRSGVAASLLERAGRDAVHIDAMFAEAEESGVPLER; encoded by the coding sequence ATGGACATCACCGTCATCGACACCCCCCAGCTCGGCGACCGCAGCTACCTCGTGCACGACGGCACGGTCGCTCTCGTGGTCGACGCCCAGCGCGACATCGACCGCGTCGAGGCCGAGGCCGAGAAGGCCGGGGTGCGGGTCACCCACGTGGCCGAGACGCACATCCACAACGACTACATCACCGGCGGCTACGTCTACGCCCGGAAGCACGGAGCCGCCTACCTCGTGAACGCCGCCGACGACGTCTCCTTCGAGCGCACCCCGATCACCGACGGCGAGACCGTCCGGGTCGGGGAGATGACTGTCAAGGCCGTGGCCACCCCCGGGCACACCCACCACCACCTCTCCTTCGTGGTGGAGCACGGGGACGAGCAGGCCGTGTTCTCCGGCGGCAGCGTCCTCTACGGCTCCGTGGGCCGCACGGACCTGCTCGGCCGGGAGCACATGGTGGGCCTCACCCACGACCAGTACGCCTCGGCCCGGCGCCTGGCGCAGGAGGCCGAGGCCAAGGCCGCCCTGTACCCGACCCACGGTTTCGGCTCCTTCTGCTCCTCCGGGCCGGCCACCGGGGCCTCCGGGTCCACGATGGGCGAGCAGCTCGAGACGAACCACGTGTACACCGATCCCGACGAGGAGCACTTCGTCACGGAGCTGATCGCCAACCTCACCGCGTACCCGAACTACTACGTGCACATGGGCCCCGCCAACGCCGCCGGACCGTCCGCCCCCGACCTGTCCGTGCCGGAGTCCCTGGCGCCGGAGGAGCTCCGGGCGCGCCTGGAGGCCGGCGAGTGGGTCGTGGACCTGCGCCACCGCGTGGCGTACTCCGCCGGCCACCTCAAAGGCACGATCAGCTTCGAGTACGGCGACGGCTCCAGCTTCACCACCTTCCTGGGCTGGGTGTTCCCCTACGACCGGCAGCTGACCCTGGTGGGCTCCCGCGAGGACGTCGAGGACGCGATCCGCGACCTGTCCCGGATCGGCATCGACTCCCCCGACGCGGCGCTGGGCGAGGACCCGCGGCAGCTCGCCCCCGGGGCGACCGTGTCCTCCTACCCGCGGGTGGGCTGGAAGGACGTGCTCGCCGACCGCCCGGCCGACGAGCCGATCCTGGACGTGCGCCGCGCGGACGAGTACGAGGACTCGCACATCCCGGGCGCGGTCAACATCCCGCTGCACGAGCTGCTGACACGCATGGACGAGCTGCCCGCGGGGAGGCTGTGGGTGCACTGCGGCTCCGGCTACCGCTCCGGGGTGGCCGCCTCCCTGCTGGAGCGCGCCGGCAGGGACGCCGTGCACATCGACGCGATGTTCGCCGAGGCCGAGGAGTCCGGCGTCCCGCTCGAGCGCTGA
- the trxA gene encoding thioredoxin yields the protein MATIDLTEADFAPTVEHHDIVLVDFWASWCGPCRMFAPTYEAASAKHPDVVFAKVDTEAEQRLSAAAGISSIPTLMAFREGVLVFSQSGALPAAGLEQVITAVRDLDMTQVRAQLAAQRSAAGTTGRQSAQA from the coding sequence ATGGCCACCATCGACCTCACCGAAGCCGACTTCGCCCCCACCGTCGAGCACCACGACATCGTCCTCGTGGACTTCTGGGCGTCCTGGTGCGGCCCCTGCCGCATGTTCGCCCCCACCTACGAGGCCGCCTCGGCCAAGCACCCGGACGTGGTGTTCGCCAAGGTGGACACCGAGGCCGAGCAGCGGCTGTCCGCCGCCGCCGGCATCAGCTCCATCCCGACCCTGATGGCCTTCCGCGAGGGCGTGCTCGTCTTCTCCCAGTCCGGCGCGCTGCCGGCCGCCGGACTCGAGCAGGTCATCACCGCGGTGCGGGACCTGGACATGACCCAGGTCCGCGCCCAGCTCGCCGCCCAGCGGTCCGCCGCCGGGACCACCGGCCGGCAGTCCGCGCAGGCCTGA
- a CDS encoding metallophosphoesterase family protein yields the protein MVKLLLLADTHVPKRARDLPEPVWRAVDQADVVLHAGDWVDLATFERLQERAARLVGVWGNNDGPELRERMPEVARETIGGVRLGMVHETGAAAGREARMDRTHPGLDVLVFGHSHIPWDSTTPQGLRLLNPGSPTDRRRQPYCTYVTAVAAGGRLTDVELLRLPRR from the coding sequence ATGGTGAAACTCCTGCTGCTCGCCGACACGCACGTCCCCAAGCGGGCCCGCGACCTGCCGGAACCGGTGTGGCGGGCGGTCGACCAGGCCGACGTGGTCCTGCACGCGGGCGACTGGGTCGACCTCGCCACGTTCGAGCGGCTCCAGGAGCGGGCCGCGCGGCTGGTGGGGGTGTGGGGCAACAACGACGGCCCCGAGCTGCGCGAGCGGATGCCGGAGGTGGCCCGCGAGACGATCGGGGGCGTGCGCCTCGGCATGGTCCACGAGACCGGGGCCGCGGCCGGGCGGGAGGCCCGCATGGACCGGACCCATCCCGGCCTCGACGTCCTGGTCTTCGGCCACAGCCACATCCCGTGGGACAGCACGACCCCCCAGGGGCTGCGGCTGCTCAACCCCGGCTCCCCCACCGACCGGCGGCGGCAGCCGTACTGCACCTACGTCACGGCCGTCGCCGCCGGCGGCCGGCTCACCGACGTGGAGCTCCTCCGTCTCCCCCGGCGCTGA
- a CDS encoding sulfite exporter TauE/SafE family protein: MTLTLVLTLLLAVLIGLSLGLLGGGGSILTVPILTYVTGLDPKEAIAASLFVVGVTSAVSAVNHARNGRVKWRTGLVFGAAGMAGAFAGGLLGGRIPGTVLMIAFALMMVATSLAMIRGRRNGPARAHDGELPVLKVVAEGLVVGLVTGLVGAGGGFLVVPALALLGGLSMPVAVGTSLVVIAMKSFAGLGGYLTTVSLDWVLVGAVTVAAVLGSFAGARLAGRIPEAALRKGFGVFVLVMGVFVLVQELPGTAGAVVGITAAAAGLAAAVCWFAVPRCPLRTPLTA, from the coding sequence ATGACTCTCACCCTCGTGCTGACCCTGCTGCTGGCGGTGCTGATCGGGCTCTCGCTCGGACTGCTCGGCGGCGGCGGGTCCATCCTCACCGTGCCGATCCTCACCTACGTCACCGGCCTGGACCCCAAGGAGGCCATCGCGGCCTCGCTCTTCGTGGTCGGGGTGACCTCGGCCGTCAGCGCCGTCAACCACGCCCGCAACGGCCGCGTGAAGTGGCGCACCGGCCTGGTCTTCGGCGCCGCCGGCATGGCCGGGGCCTTCGCCGGCGGCCTCCTCGGCGGCCGCATCCCCGGCACCGTGCTGATGATCGCCTTCGCCCTGATGATGGTCGCCACCTCCCTGGCCATGATCCGCGGCCGCAGGAACGGGCCCGCCAGGGCCCACGACGGCGAACTGCCCGTCCTGAAGGTCGTCGCCGAGGGCCTGGTCGTGGGCCTGGTCACCGGACTGGTGGGGGCCGGCGGCGGCTTCCTCGTCGTCCCGGCCCTGGCCCTGCTCGGCGGGCTGTCCATGCCCGTGGCCGTCGGCACCTCCCTGGTGGTCATCGCCATGAAGTCCTTCGCCGGCCTCGGCGGCTACCTCACCACGGTCTCCCTGGACTGGGTCCTGGTCGGGGCCGTGACCGTCGCCGCGGTCCTGGGCTCGTTCGCCGGCGCCCGGCTCGCCGGCCGGATCCCGGAGGCCGCCCTGCGCAAGGGCTTCGGCGTCTTCGTCCTGGTCATGGGCGTCTTCGTCCTGGTCCAGGAACTGCCCGGCACCGCCGGGGCCGTCGTCGGGATCACCGCCGCAGCGGCCGGTCTGGCCGCCGCAGTGTGCTGGTTCGCCGTGCCCCGGTGCCCGCTGCGCACCCCCCTCACCGCCTGA
- a CDS encoding cyclase family protein: MHVLTELGAALAAGSVEVVDLTTPLTPETPILQLPAPFANTVGLSMTPVSAFDDAGPGWAWNDLRLGEHAGTHLDAPSHWITGRHGRSVDRIEPARLVGPAAVVDFTAEAAADADALLELEHLERWEAEHGRFPQNCWVLLRTGWSARGEDPARFLNADEHGLHAPGPSVAAAQWLAAHPHVSGFGVETVGIDAGVAGGFDPPFPAHHHLLGADKYGLTSLRGLDRLPVLGAQLVVAPLPVVGGTGSPARVLALVERAGA; encoded by the coding sequence ATGCACGTCCTGACCGAACTGGGCGCGGCGCTGGCCGCCGGGTCGGTGGAGGTCGTCGACCTCACCACCCCGCTGACGCCGGAGACCCCGATCCTGCAGCTGCCCGCGCCCTTCGCCAACACCGTGGGCCTGTCCATGACCCCCGTGAGCGCCTTCGACGACGCCGGGCCGGGCTGGGCGTGGAACGACCTGCGGCTGGGCGAGCACGCCGGCACGCACCTGGACGCCCCCTCCCACTGGATCACGGGCCGGCACGGGAGGTCGGTGGACCGGATCGAGCCGGCCCGGCTCGTCGGGCCCGCCGCGGTGGTGGACTTCACCGCCGAGGCCGCGGCGGACGCCGACGCCCTGCTCGAGCTCGAGCACCTGGAGCGGTGGGAGGCCGAGCACGGACGGTTCCCGCAGAACTGCTGGGTGCTGCTGCGCACCGGCTGGTCCGCGCGCGGGGAGGATCCCGCGCGGTTCCTCAACGCCGACGAGCACGGCCTGCACGCGCCGGGGCCCTCCGTGGCGGCCGCGCAGTGGCTGGCCGCGCACCCGCACGTGAGCGGGTTCGGGGTGGAGACCGTCGGCATCGACGCCGGCGTCGCGGGCGGCTTCGACCCGCCCTTCCCCGCCCACCACCACCTGCTCGGCGCCGACAAGTACGGGCTGACGTCGCTGCGCGGCCTCGACCGGCTGCCGGTCCTCGGCGCCCAGCTGGTCGTGGCCCCGCTGCCGGTGGTGGGCGGCACCGGCAGCCCGGCCCGCGTGCTCGCCCTCGTCGAGCGGGCCGGGGCGTGA
- a CDS encoding glycerophosphodiester phosphodiesterase family protein — translation MSVPLVPVLRAVTAGALSAATVLTVAAPAVAAPADAERPLVIGHRGAAGTAPENTVSAFKDARAAGVDYLEIDVQLSADGVPFLFHDDTPARTTNVAEVFPGRENDPVTSFTWAELQQLDAGSYFGPRFAGERIPHLDDAAKVATVNTGVYIEIKSPRNSPGIEQVVADALAQDKDWSKLLEAGKVTVIGFDEASNRTFAGLAPEVPLQQLTGSVPDAATIERWAGFVDSVGTNYRALDAEDVARVDAAGLDLGVYTVNSPEAVRHVLDLGVDMVTGDFPIQTDRLLDGLDPYPGDHGVEISGAVNDVPGDDVQYGTGEHVLLANTGPRTVDVSGWILRDAANNVLTVGAGYELAPGEQLRVYTGPGTDTDEASYNGGSSSVLNNGGDSVALWTDEDRLQDVFAN, via the coding sequence GTGTCCGTTCCCCTCGTTCCCGTCCTGCGCGCCGTGACCGCCGGAGCCCTCAGCGCGGCGACCGTGCTGACCGTCGCGGCACCGGCCGTCGCGGCCCCCGCCGACGCCGAGCGCCCCCTCGTGATCGGCCACCGCGGCGCGGCCGGCACCGCCCCCGAGAACACGGTCTCCGCGTTCAAGGACGCCCGCGCCGCCGGCGTGGACTACCTCGAGATCGACGTGCAGCTCAGCGCCGACGGCGTGCCGTTCCTCTTCCACGACGACACCCCGGCGCGCACCACGAACGTGGCGGAGGTCTTCCCGGGCCGGGAGAACGACCCCGTCACCTCCTTCACCTGGGCGGAGCTGCAGCAGCTCGACGCCGGGTCGTACTTCGGCCCGCGGTTCGCCGGCGAGCGGATCCCCCACCTCGACGACGCCGCGAAGGTCGCCACGGTCAACACCGGGGTCTACATCGAGATCAAGTCGCCGCGGAACTCCCCGGGCATCGAACAGGTCGTCGCCGACGCCCTGGCGCAGGACAAGGACTGGTCGAAGCTGCTGGAGGCCGGCAAGGTCACCGTGATCGGCTTCGACGAGGCCTCCAACCGCACCTTCGCCGGCCTCGCCCCCGAGGTCCCCCTCCAGCAGCTGACCGGGTCCGTGCCCGACGCGGCCACGATCGAGCGCTGGGCGGGTTTCGTGGACTCGGTCGGCACCAACTACCGCGCACTTGACGCGGAGGACGTCGCGCGCGTCGACGCCGCCGGCCTGGACCTGGGCGTGTACACCGTCAACTCCCCGGAGGCCGTCCGGCACGTGCTCGACCTCGGGGTGGACATGGTCACCGGCGACTTCCCGATCCAGACCGACCGCCTCCTCGACGGCCTGGACCCGTACCCGGGCGACCACGGCGTGGAGATCTCCGGCGCCGTCAACGACGTGCCCGGCGACGACGTCCAGTACGGGACCGGCGAGCACGTGCTGCTCGCCAACACGGGCCCCCGCACCGTCGACGTGAGCGGCTGGATCCTGCGCGACGCGGCGAACAACGTCCTGACCGTGGGCGCCGGCTACGAGCTGGCCCCGGGCGAGCAGCTGCGGGTGTACACCGGCCCGGGCACCGACACCGACGAGGCCTCCTACAACGGCGGATCCTCCTCCGTGCTCAACAACGGCGGCGACTCCGTGGCCCTGTGGACCGACGAGGACCGGCTGCAGGACGTCTTCGCGAACTGA
- a CDS encoding DUF1540 domain-containing protein — protein sequence MATTEFVPVSDCSVGQCSYNHDHECTAHAITVTGSSGHAHCGTFIPLGKEGGLPTIHAEVGACQRAECVHNSHLMCTAHDVKIGAGADEADCLTYQAA from the coding sequence ATGGCCACCACCGAGTTCGTTCCCGTCTCCGACTGCAGCGTGGGGCAGTGCTCGTACAACCACGACCACGAGTGCACGGCCCACGCCATCACCGTGACCGGGTCCTCCGGCCACGCCCACTGCGGCACCTTCATCCCGCTGGGCAAGGAGGGCGGTCTGCCCACGATCCACGCCGAGGTCGGGGCCTGCCAGCGGGCCGAGTGCGTGCACAACTCCCACCTGATGTGCACCGCCCACGACGTGAAGATCGGAGCCGGCGCGGACGAGGCCGACTGCCTCACCTACCAGGCGGCCTGA
- a CDS encoding HoxN/HupN/NixA family nickel/cobalt transporter, whose protein sequence is MSSTRTSHPFRAARPSRAGRRAVPAIGAAVVLLHLVGGGALLGLTAGSEPGGDGLFVGLALSAYALGVRHAFDADHIAAIDNATRVLMARGRESTATGFWFALGHSSVVLLSVLLLALGLDMFAGGLADEGSALRRAAGLWGGTVSGLFLLTAGFLNLAVLLRLRRARGWARAGALDPAELDAHLDGRGVLHRLLHPVTRVVDRPARMYPVGFLFGLGLDTAASIGLFVMAGGLAPDLPWYAVLVLPVLFTAGMTLFDSADGILMHRVYGWAGVDPHRKLDYNLTVTTVSVAIAFVIGGTSLLSVLAELLQPAGGPLAAVTAVDLNFLGVSVLAFFVLSWLAARLVERVRRDGDPLPVRG, encoded by the coding sequence GTGAGCTCCACCCGCACCTCGCACCCGTTCCGCGCCGCCCGCCCGTCCCGCGCCGGGCGGCGGGCCGTGCCGGCGATCGGCGCCGCCGTCGTCCTCCTGCACCTCGTCGGCGGGGGCGCCCTGCTGGGCCTGACGGCGGGCTCCGAGCCCGGCGGGGACGGGCTGTTCGTGGGGCTCGCTCTGAGCGCCTACGCCCTCGGGGTCCGGCACGCGTTCGACGCCGACCACATCGCCGCGATCGACAACGCCACCCGGGTCCTCATGGCCCGTGGCCGGGAGTCCACGGCCACCGGCTTCTGGTTCGCGCTGGGCCACTCGTCGGTGGTCCTGCTGTCCGTGCTGCTGCTGGCGCTGGGCCTCGATATGTTCGCCGGCGGGCTCGCGGACGAGGGCTCCGCGCTGCGCCGGGCCGCGGGCCTCTGGGGCGGCACCGTCTCCGGGCTGTTCCTGCTCACCGCGGGGTTCCTCAACCTGGCCGTGCTGCTGCGCCTGCGCCGCGCCCGCGGCTGGGCCCGGGCCGGCGCCCTGGACCCCGCGGAGCTGGACGCCCACCTCGACGGGCGCGGCGTGCTGCACCGCCTGCTGCACCCCGTGACCCGCGTGGTCGACCGGCCGGCGCGGATGTACCCGGTCGGCTTCCTCTTCGGGCTCGGCCTCGACACCGCCGCCTCGATCGGCCTGTTCGTCATGGCGGGCGGGCTCGCCCCGGACCTGCCGTGGTACGCCGTGCTGGTCCTGCCGGTGCTCTTCACCGCGGGCATGACCCTGTTCGACAGCGCCGACGGCATCCTCATGCACCGGGTCTACGGGTGGGCCGGCGTGGACCCCCACCGCAAGCTGGACTACAACCTCACGGTCACCACCGTCTCGGTCGCCATCGCCTTCGTCATCGGCGGCACCAGCCTGCTGTCCGTGCTCGCGGAGCTCCTGCAGCCGGCCGGCGGACCGCTGGCCGCGGTCACCGCCGTGGACCTGAACTTCCTCGGCGTCAGCGTGCTCGCCTTCTTCGTCCTCTCCTGGCTCGCGGCCCGCCTGGTGGAGCGGGTGCGGCGCGACGGCGACCCGCTGCCCGTGCGAGGCTGA
- a CDS encoding thiamine pyrophosphate-binding protein, translating into MTGTVAELVGRTLAQLGAGHVFGVVGSGNFHLTNALIAAGVPYTAARHEGGAATMADAWARTSGRVAVLTTHQGCGLTNAVTGIGEAAKSRTPLIVLTADAQAAAVHSNFRVDQDGLARSVGAVAERVHSPASAVADVVRAFRRARNDRRTVVLSVPLDVQAAAATETSGAPGVPPAPRVRPHGDDAGRLAALLAAARRPVFVAGRGARGARAELAALAERRGALLATSAVAKGLFAGEEFDLGISGGFSTPLAAELIGAADLVVGWGCALNMWTTRHGRLIGPEAAVVQVDLEEAALGAHRPVDRPLALGVVGDCAQTARDVLAALEGAPTASSWRTPELAARIAREGRWQDVPFEDLSTGERIDPRVLSRELDALLPAERVVAVDSGNFMGYPSQYLSVPDERGFCFTQAFQSVGLGLATAIGAALAQPHRLPVLGTGDGGFLMGVAELETAVRLGLPLVCVVYDDAAYGAEVHHFAGPGADAVPLDTVVFPDVDIAAVGRGFGAEGVVVRTVEDLAAVRAWADGPRDRPLVVDAKIASDGGAWWLAEAFRGH; encoded by the coding sequence GTGACCGGCACCGTCGCCGAGCTCGTGGGCCGCACGCTCGCGCAGCTGGGGGCCGGCCACGTGTTCGGTGTGGTCGGCAGCGGCAACTTCCACCTGACCAACGCGCTGATCGCGGCGGGCGTGCCCTACACCGCGGCCCGGCACGAGGGCGGGGCCGCGACCATGGCCGACGCCTGGGCCCGCACCAGCGGGCGCGTCGCGGTGCTGACCACCCACCAGGGCTGCGGGCTGACCAACGCCGTGACCGGGATCGGGGAGGCCGCGAAGTCCCGCACGCCGCTGATCGTGCTCACCGCCGACGCCCAGGCCGCGGCCGTGCACTCGAACTTCCGGGTCGACCAGGACGGCCTGGCCCGGTCCGTGGGTGCGGTGGCCGAACGGGTGCACTCCCCCGCGAGCGCCGTGGCCGACGTCGTCCGGGCCTTCCGCCGCGCCCGCAACGACCGCCGCACCGTGGTGCTCAGCGTGCCCCTCGACGTCCAGGCCGCCGCCGCCACGGAGACCTCCGGGGCGCCCGGGGTCCCGCCCGCGCCGCGGGTGCGCCCGCACGGCGACGACGCCGGCCGGCTCGCCGCGCTGCTGGCCGCCGCCCGGCGGCCGGTGTTCGTGGCCGGCCGCGGGGCGCGCGGGGCGCGGGCCGAGCTGGCCGCCCTGGCCGAGCGCAGGGGCGCGCTGCTGGCGACCTCCGCGGTCGCCAAGGGCCTGTTCGCCGGCGAGGAGTTCGACCTCGGCATCTCCGGCGGCTTCTCCACGCCGCTGGCCGCGGAGCTGATCGGCGCGGCCGACCTCGTGGTGGGCTGGGGCTGCGCCCTGAACATGTGGACCACCCGGCACGGGCGGCTCATCGGCCCGGAGGCCGCCGTGGTGCAGGTCGACCTCGAGGAGGCCGCGCTGGGCGCGCACCGGCCCGTGGACCGCCCGCTGGCGCTCGGGGTCGTGGGCGACTGCGCGCAGACCGCCCGCGACGTCCTGGCCGCGCTGGAGGGCGCGCCCACGGCGTCGTCCTGGCGCACCCCGGAGCTGGCGGCGCGGATCGCCCGGGAGGGGCGCTGGCAGGACGTGCCGTTCGAGGACCTCTCCACGGGCGAGCGGATCGACCCGCGGGTGCTCTCCCGCGAGCTGGACGCGCTGCTGCCCGCCGAGCGGGTCGTGGCGGTCGACAGCGGCAACTTCATGGGCTACCCCAGCCAGTACCTCTCCGTGCCGGACGAGCGCGGGTTCTGCTTCACCCAGGCCTTCCAGTCGGTGGGCCTGGGCCTGGCCACCGCGATCGGCGCGGCCCTGGCGCAGCCCCACCGGCTGCCCGTGCTGGGCACCGGGGACGGCGGCTTCCTCATGGGCGTCGCGGAGCTCGAGACGGCGGTGCGGCTGGGCCTGCCGCTGGTCTGCGTGGTCTACGACGACGCCGCCTACGGCGCCGAGGTGCACCACTTCGCCGGTCCGGGCGCCGACGCCGTCCCCCTGGACACCGTCGTGTTCCCCGACGTGGACATCGCCGCGGTCGGCCGCGGCTTCGGCGCCGAGGGCGTGGTGGTGCGCACGGTCGAGGACCTCGCCGCCGTGCGCGCCTGGGCGGACGGGCCCCGGGACCGCCCGCTGGTGGTCGACGCGAAGATCGCCTCCGACGGCGGGGCGTGGTGGCTGGCCGAGGCCTTCCGGGGCCACTGA
- a CDS encoding FRG domain-containing protein: protein MDPVIEIADDDLYGLIDALTHSDWQPSRGQFRINVVYRGHALADHDLHTSLYRLRGGSSDRIESHILRNFRKYAARDTSPGDSDWNWLSVAQHHGLPTRLLDWTNSPYVALHFATADPRCYDAPGAVWCVDYAAAHELLPAELRREIHAHEAGLFTTGMLGRIAYTLEDFDRCVSGGAQAAPLFFEPPSLDERIVNQSAVFSAMPGATASLHDWLGEHPELYRKVIIPAGLKWRIRDHLDQANVTERVLFPGLDGLSRWLRRYYGPRPEMSRVEGPAAPGMTEGPQAPVG from the coding sequence ATGGACCCGGTCATCGAGATCGCCGACGACGACCTCTACGGGCTGATCGACGCCCTCACGCACAGCGACTGGCAGCCCTCCCGCGGGCAGTTCCGGATCAACGTGGTCTACCGCGGGCACGCGCTGGCCGACCACGACCTGCACACCAGCCTGTACCGGCTCCGGGGCGGGTCCAGCGACCGGATCGAGTCCCACATCCTGCGCAACTTCCGCAAGTACGCCGCCCGGGACACCTCGCCGGGGGACTCCGACTGGAACTGGCTGTCCGTGGCCCAGCACCACGGGCTGCCCACCCGCCTGCTGGACTGGACGAACTCCCCCTACGTGGCGCTGCACTTCGCCACCGCGGACCCCCGCTGCTACGACGCCCCGGGCGCCGTGTGGTGCGTCGACTACGCCGCGGCCCACGAGCTCCTCCCCGCCGAGCTGCGCCGCGAGATCCACGCGCACGAGGCGGGCCTGTTCACCACCGGCATGCTCGGCCGGATCGCCTACACCCTCGAGGACTTCGACCGGTGCGTCAGCGGCGGCGCGCAGGCCGCTCCCCTGTTCTTCGAGCCGCCCTCCCTGGACGAGCGGATCGTCAACCAGTCGGCCGTCTTCTCGGCGATGCCCGGGGCGACCGCCTCCCTGCACGACTGGCTGGGCGAGCACCCGGAGCTCTACCGCAAGGTGATCATCCCGGCGGGGCTCAAGTGGCGGATCCGCGACCACCTGGACCAGGCCAACGTGACGGAACGGGTGCTCTTCCCCGGCCTCGACGGGCTCTCCCGGTGGCTGCGGCGCTACTACGGGCCGCGACCGGAGATGTCCCGCGTCGAGGGTCCGGCCGCGCCGGGGATGACCGAGGGCCCGCAGGCCCCGGTCGGCTGA
- a CDS encoding hemolysin family protein, with amino-acid sequence MDSDTLVNLLLVLLFVVIGGVFAGTEMAIVSLRESQIRRIERSGRKGARTAALVRDPNLFLSAVQIGVTVAGFFSSAYGASTIAPDLAPLIERAGLSQSAARTAALIGMTLVIAYLSLVFGELVPKRLAMQRSVGFTQLLAPPLNLFAKLMRPVIWLLSASTNLVVRLVGGDPHAVTEEVSAEEIRELVVDTRGIGPVSRSILTDVFEAGERRLAEVMRPRPDVQFLDGTLSITEAYRTALALPHSRYPVTGATVDDVLGFVHIRDLVQADADGDGVIEAPPRTLRDVVRPIPFLPETNHVLRTLQAMRKNGQHIGLVVDEYGGTAGIVTLEDLVEELVGEIYDEFDAGLREHEDTVLRSGEAVLVDGGLIIQEVPEETGLTIPEGHYETVGGFVMDRLGRVARPGDAVQVDGYRLEVLAVDRSRVERVRITRLPGGAPAGGPS; translated from the coding sequence ATGGACTCCGACACCCTGGTCAACCTGCTGCTGGTCCTGCTGTTCGTGGTGATCGGGGGTGTCTTCGCCGGCACCGAGATGGCGATCGTGAGCCTGCGCGAGAGCCAGATCCGCCGGATCGAGCGGTCCGGGCGCAAGGGCGCCCGGACCGCGGCGCTCGTGCGCGACCCCAACCTGTTCCTCTCGGCGGTGCAGATCGGCGTGACGGTGGCCGGGTTCTTCTCCTCGGCCTACGGCGCCTCCACCATCGCCCCGGACCTCGCCCCGCTGATCGAGCGGGCCGGGCTCTCGCAGTCCGCCGCGCGGACGGCGGCGCTGATCGGGATGACCCTGGTGATCGCCTACCTGTCCCTGGTCTTCGGGGAGCTCGTGCCCAAGCGCCTGGCCATGCAGCGCTCGGTGGGCTTCACCCAGCTGCTGGCCCCGCCGCTGAACCTGTTCGCCAAGCTCATGCGCCCGGTCATCTGGCTGCTCTCGGCCTCCACCAACCTCGTGGTGCGGCTGGTCGGCGGGGACCCGCACGCCGTCACGGAGGAGGTCTCGGCGGAGGAGATCCGTGAGCTGGTGGTGGACACCCGCGGCATCGGGCCCGTCTCCCGGTCGATCCTCACGGACGTCTTCGAGGCCGGGGAGCGGCGCCTGGCCGAGGTGATGCGGCCCCGCCCCGACGTGCAGTTCCTCGACGGCACCCTGTCCATCACCGAGGCGTACCGCACGGCGCTGGCCCTGCCGCACTCCCGCTACCCGGTCACGGGCGCCACCGTGGACGACGTGCTCGGCTTCGTGCACATCCGCGACCTCGTGCAGGCCGACGCCGACGGCGACGGCGTGATCGAGGCCCCGCCCCGCACCCTGCGGGACGTGGTGCGGCCCATCCCCTTCCTGCCTGAGACCAACCACGTGCTGCGCACCCTCCAGGCCATGCGCAAGAACGGGCAGCACATCGGTCTCGTGGTCGACGAGTACGGCGGCACCGCGGGCATCGTGACCCTGGAGGACCTCGTCGAGGAGCTCGTGGGCGAGATCTACGACGAGTTCGACGCCGGGCTGCGGGAGCACGAGGACACGGTGCTGCGCTCGGGCGAGGCCGTGCTGGTCGACGGCGGGCTCATCATCCAGGAGGTGCCGGAGGAGACGGGCCTCACCATCCCGGAGGGGCACTACGAGACCGTGGGCGGGTTCGTCATGGACCGCCTGGGCCGGGTGGCGCGCCCGGGCGACGCCGTGCAGGTGGACGGGTACCGCCTCGAGGTCCTGGCCGTGGACCGCAGCCGGGTGGAGCGGGTCCGGATCACCCGGCTGCCGGGCGGCGCGCCGGCCGGCGGGCCGTCCTGA